One Lysinibacillus fusiformis genomic window carries:
- a CDS encoding aminotransferase-like domain-containing protein has translation MPVNSFEEYPMSWKPDISNISAPLYIAIAEQLEQDIKDGKLSPGTKLPPQRELADFLDVNLSTITRAFKLCGQKGLIYASIGSGTFVSSDAATNKILLPTSNSSHIIEMGSVLPENHANEEITRYMKKMLNDPNFSKLFQYGRPEGNAWQTEAATKLLEKVGYQTNQPVLLAAGGQNAIVGTLAALFQPGDRIGTDPMTYAGIKTAANMLGIQLVAIQQRNGEMTREGLLYACKNEHIKGLYVIPDFHNPTTHTMSLETRKMIAEVARQTGLIVIEDAIYSLLKEQPLAPIASYAPNKVIYIASVSKAISPGLRLSFIVTPTGLRKKIMETLYNINISVSPVMVELTARLIQDGVARTILEKHRVYAKQQNALVDQYLQDYTVLGNGECIFRWLMLPNKFTGVQFELLASKAGVQVYAAERFAVGNAKPVNAVRLAITAPENSAQLEQALTILKDLLESDGDYAFVD, from the coding sequence ATGCCAGTTAATTCATTTGAGGAATATCCAATGAGCTGGAAGCCAGATATCAGCAATATTTCAGCGCCATTATATATAGCAATAGCCGAGCAGCTTGAACAAGATATTAAAGATGGAAAATTATCTCCAGGGACGAAACTACCTCCACAACGAGAGTTAGCCGATTTTTTAGATGTTAACTTAAGCACGATTACGCGAGCGTTTAAACTTTGTGGGCAGAAAGGACTTATTTATGCTTCGATTGGGAGTGGCACGTTCGTTTCATCAGATGCAGCAACGAATAAAATTTTATTACCGACTAGTAATTCCTCGCATATTATTGAAATGGGTTCTGTGTTGCCGGAAAATCATGCGAACGAAGAAATTACACGTTACATGAAAAAAATGCTGAATGATCCTAACTTCAGTAAGTTATTTCAGTACGGGCGACCAGAGGGAAATGCATGGCAAACCGAGGCGGCAACGAAACTACTAGAAAAGGTCGGCTATCAAACCAATCAACCTGTATTGCTTGCAGCAGGAGGTCAAAATGCAATCGTCGGCACATTAGCGGCATTATTTCAGCCTGGGGACCGAATTGGCACGGATCCTATGACATATGCGGGTATTAAAACAGCGGCCAATATGCTTGGTATTCAACTTGTAGCCATTCAACAAAGAAATGGAGAGATGACAAGAGAGGGGTTATTATATGCTTGCAAGAATGAGCATATTAAGGGTCTTTATGTGATACCAGATTTTCATAATCCAACCACGCATACGATGTCGTTGGAAACAAGGAAAATGATTGCGGAAGTAGCAAGGCAAACGGGTTTAATCGTAATTGAGGATGCCATCTATAGCTTGCTGAAGGAGCAACCCCTTGCACCGATTGCTTCCTATGCACCTAATAAGGTGATTTATATTGCTAGTGTATCAAAGGCCATTTCTCCTGGGTTAAGACTATCCTTTATTGTCACACCTACAGGTCTTCGAAAGAAAATTATGGAGACACTTTATAATATTAATATTTCTGTATCTCCTGTTATGGTGGAACTAACGGCACGGCTGATTCAAGATGGTGTTGCACGCACGATATTAGAGAAACATCGTGTGTATGCGAAGCAACAAAATGCACTTGTGGATCAGTATTTACAGGATTACACAGTTTTAGGGAATGGGGAATGTATTTTTCGATGGCTTATGCTACCAAATAAATTTACAGGTGTGCAGTTTGAATTGCTGGCATCCAAGGCAGGCGTACAAGTATATGCGGCAGAACGCTTTGCCGTAGGAAACGCGAAACCGGTAAATGCGGTGCGCTTAGCAATAACGGCGCCAGAAAATAGTGCGCAACTTGAGCAAGCCTTAACAATATTAAAGGACTTACTCGAAAGTGATGGTGACTATGCATTTGTCGATTAA
- a CDS encoding LysE family transporter — MPVFSFLLFVVITSFTPGPNNIMAMALANKHGLKKSIVFCLGVGIGFFVITLLCSLFNIALTKVMPIIERPLTIVGVGYMLYLAYKILTSKDSDNENTVSTNNLLLIGMLLQFVNPKGILFAITVVATFILPYHSSYLSYFLFSLFLGMVGMMSTYSWGLFGSAFQKLLLQYRRQFNIVMAILLVYSAFSILVN; from the coding sequence ATGCCTGTATTTTCATTTTTGTTATTTGTTGTTATAACGAGTTTTACGCCAGGTCCCAACAATATCATGGCAATGGCTTTGGCAAATAAACATGGATTAAAGAAAAGCATTGTATTTTGTCTAGGTGTGGGCATAGGATTTTTCGTCATTACCTTACTATGTAGTCTTTTTAATATTGCCCTAACAAAGGTTATGCCTATTATTGAACGTCCTTTAACAATTGTGGGGGTAGGTTATATGCTATATCTAGCCTATAAAATCCTTACTAGCAAAGACAGCGACAACGAAAACACTGTAAGTACGAACAATTTATTGCTAATAGGTATGTTGTTACAGTTTGTTAATCCGAAAGGCATTTTATTTGCTATTACTGTAGTAGCAACCTTCATCCTTCCATATCATTCTTCTTACTTAAGCTATTTTCTTTTTTCATTATTTTTAGGAATGGTCGGTATGATGAGTACATATAGCTGGGGTCTATTTGGTAGTGCATTTCAAAAGCTTTTGTTGCAATATAGACGGCAGTTTAATATCGTCATGGCCATTTTATTAGTGTACAGTGCTTTTTCGATTCTTGTGAACTAG
- a CDS encoding DNA polymerase IV, translating into MHKGRIILHIDLNCFYASVEQIYDPSLKGKPVAIAGNPKERRGIIITCSYEARARGVYTTMNVGEARRKCPELIVRPPNFDRYRTASKSFFNLLKEYSEILQPVSIDEGYLQLPIIEGQNVLQHVQKLQDRIWTELQLPCSIGIAPNKFLAKMASDLKKPMGITILRKRDVPAVLWPMNVIEMHGIGKSTAEKLKKLGIQTIGELAVADEYVLKQNFGINGPRMKQKANGEDDRPVDPEAIYDTKSVGNSTTLSHDVTDRDELYEIISMLSEKVAGRLKAKKLAGVTVSIMIRTADWETYTRSKSMNNALNAKEDIVEQAWNLFNKHWNEEPVRLLGVTVSNVSDIKEMTQQLTFFNFEEHVKEEPIIKLVDQIEQKFGKGAIIRGSDIAKPVGKHHANTSFSKDFWDEHK; encoded by the coding sequence ATGCATAAAGGCAGAATCATTTTACATATTGACCTTAATTGCTTTTATGCCTCTGTTGAACAAATTTATGATCCTTCTTTAAAAGGTAAGCCAGTAGCAATCGCGGGTAATCCTAAAGAACGTCGAGGTATAATTATTACATGTAGCTACGAAGCAAGGGCACGAGGTGTTTATACAACGATGAATGTCGGAGAAGCACGGCGAAAATGCCCAGAGCTTATCGTACGACCTCCTAATTTTGATCGATATCGGACAGCATCGAAGTCTTTTTTTAATTTATTAAAGGAATATAGCGAAATACTCCAACCAGTTTCAATTGATGAAGGGTATTTGCAACTTCCAATCATTGAGGGGCAAAATGTTTTGCAACATGTACAAAAACTACAAGATAGGATATGGACCGAACTTCAACTGCCATGTTCAATCGGCATTGCCCCGAATAAATTCTTGGCGAAAATGGCAAGTGATTTGAAAAAACCGATGGGTATTACAATACTACGAAAACGAGACGTACCTGCAGTATTGTGGCCGATGAATGTAATTGAGATGCATGGAATTGGCAAAAGTACAGCAGAGAAGTTGAAAAAGTTAGGCATTCAAACAATTGGGGAGCTCGCTGTTGCTGATGAATATGTATTAAAGCAAAATTTTGGTATCAATGGTCCTCGTATGAAGCAAAAAGCGAATGGCGAAGATGACAGACCTGTGGATCCAGAAGCAATATATGATACGAAAAGTGTTGGCAATTCAACAACGTTATCTCACGATGTGACGGACAGAGATGAATTATATGAAATAATTTCGATGCTTTCTGAAAAGGTTGCTGGAAGATTAAAGGCAAAGAAACTTGCAGGCGTTACCGTAAGTATTATGATTCGTACAGCTGATTGGGAGACTTATACACGAAGTAAGTCCATGAATAATGCGCTTAATGCAAAAGAGGATATCGTCGAGCAAGCGTGGAATTTATTTAATAAGCATTGGAATGAAGAGCCGGTAAGATTACTAGGTGTTACCGTATCGAATGTCAGTGATATTAAAGAAATGACACAGCAGTTAACGTTCTTTAACTTCGAAGAACATGTGAAAGAGGAGCCAATTATTAAACTTGTTGATCAAATTGAGCAGAAGTTTGGAAAAGGGGCAATTATTCGTGGTTCAGATATAGCCAAGCCAGTAGGGAAACATCATGCGAATACGAGTTTTAGTAAGGATTTTTGGGATGAGCATAAATAA
- a CDS encoding formylglycine-generating enzyme family protein yields the protein MLTNVDDYLRDVMVYIPEGVTCLRDFRNEQKWISSNYKFALPGIRKNLKEIIWNVDIEPFYLAKYTVTEEFYDMIMGQKTAIKNVTRKPIVNISWIDAVNFCNLLSEALGYDKFYDLDNESKDVVCKYGTNGFRLPTDAEWQYACQAHSKGYRYGEIDEIAWYKNNSEERVHEVGEKMPNDWGLHDMIGNVWEWCWDLYDTETFGTYRIIRGGSWAEEQRGCGATCRRKSMPDFYIDDIGFRIARSIAFEEHNSLGYNSK from the coding sequence ATGTTAACTAACGTAGATGACTACTTAAGAGATGTAATGGTGTATATCCCTGAAGGTGTGACTTGCTTACGCGATTTTCGGAACGAGCAAAAATGGATTAGTTCAAACTATAAATTTGCACTACCAGGAATTAGAAAGAATTTAAAGGAAATTATTTGGAATGTTGACATAGAGCCGTTTTATCTTGCCAAATATACGGTGACAGAAGAATTTTATGACATGATTATGGGACAGAAAACTGCAATAAAGAATGTCACTCGCAAACCAATAGTAAATATTTCATGGATAGATGCAGTGAATTTTTGTAATTTACTATCTGAAGCGTTGGGTTATGACAAGTTTTATGATTTGGATAATGAAAGTAAAGATGTTGTTTGTAAATATGGTACGAATGGTTTCCGATTACCGACAGATGCAGAATGGCAATATGCATGTCAGGCACATTCAAAAGGATATCGCTATGGTGAAATAGATGAAATTGCTTGGTATAAAAATAACTCTGAAGAACGAGTACACGAAGTTGGAGAGAAAATGCCGAATGATTGGGGCTTGCACGATATGATTGGGAATGTTTGGGAGTGGTGCTGGGACCTGTATGACACTGAGACCTTTGGTACTTACAGAATAATTCGTGGAGGAAGCTGGGCAGAAGAACAACGCGGATGTGGCGCAACTTGTCGCCGCAAAAGTATGCCTGATTTTTATATAGATGATATCGGGTTTAGAATTGCTAGATCAATTGCTTTTGAAGAGCATAACTCGCTAGGTTATAATTCTAAGTAG
- a CDS encoding helix-turn-helix domain-containing protein: MEEIHLILARNLKAIREKEKLSLEKVSQLSGVSKTMIGQIERGESSPTLTTIWKIANGLKISFTALINNPQPDTKVILRDDVQVLSEDNGRYKVYPYFPFQEDSRFEIYTIEIEKNGKLSADAHREGTEEFITVFDGGVTIRVNESAYKLKSGDSIRFKADRPHIYCNPGETLTRLSMTIYYPS; encoded by the coding sequence ATGGAAGAAATTCATCTTATTCTTGCAAGAAATCTAAAAGCGATTAGAGAGAAAGAGAAATTAAGTTTAGAAAAAGTTTCTCAATTAAGTGGCGTAAGTAAAACGATGATAGGTCAAATCGAAAGAGGGGAGTCAAGCCCAACTCTTACAACGATATGGAAGATAGCGAATGGACTAAAGATCTCTTTTACGGCACTAATAAATAATCCACAGCCTGATACGAAAGTTATTCTAAGGGATGATGTTCAAGTATTGTCTGAAGACAATGGAAGATATAAAGTTTATCCTTATTTTCCTTTCCAAGAAGATAGTCGCTTTGAAATTTACACTATCGAAATTGAAAAGAACGGAAAATTAAGTGCAGATGCCCATAGAGAAGGTACTGAGGAATTCATCACAGTTTTTGATGGTGGGGTAACTATTCGTGTCAATGAAAGCGCATATAAATTAAAAAGTGGAGATTCCATTAGATTTAAAGCCGATCGACCCCACATATATTGTAATCCTGGGGAAACATTGACCCGATTAAGCATGACCATTTATTATCCAAGCTAA
- a CDS encoding aminotransferase-like domain-containing protein codes for MQYSERILKTPSSFIRNILKVTDAVDVISFAGGLPNPISFPIDALQASVDHAISENGSKLFQYSSTQGYAPLREYIAAKYQRLHGLDINADDVFITTGSQQALELIGKVLINKGDGIVIEEPGYLGAIQAFTLSEPTFYGVTLENDGLNLEELENALQQPNVKFIYTVPNFQNPTGLTYSKEKREQIYEIISKYDVALIEDDPYGELRFQGEPLPYIGAGKLENSILLGSFSKTVTPGMRLGFIITKNKELMQHIETAKQATDLHTNIFSQYVIYDYLANNDYTEHVKKIISLYKNQADAMLEAIHEFFPAHVDYTRPDGGMFIWATMNNGASSLDVFQKAMEQKVAFVPGDPFYTSKTGVNTMRLNYTNATPEVIREGIKRLGSIL; via the coding sequence ATGCAATATTCAGAAAGAATCTTAAAAACACCATCATCATTCATCCGAAACATTTTGAAAGTAACCGATGCAGTGGATGTCATTTCCTTTGCGGGCGGACTTCCGAACCCAATCTCTTTCCCAATCGATGCTTTACAGGCATCTGTTGACCATGCAATTAGTGAAAACGGTAGTAAACTGTTCCAATATTCATCTACTCAAGGCTATGCGCCACTTCGCGAATATATCGCTGCCAAATACCAACGTCTTCACGGTTTAGATATCAACGCAGATGATGTATTCATTACAACTGGTTCACAGCAAGCGCTTGAACTCATCGGCAAAGTACTCATTAACAAAGGTGATGGCATTGTCATCGAGGAACCTGGCTACTTGGGCGCTATTCAAGCATTCACATTAAGTGAGCCAACTTTCTATGGTGTAACGCTTGAAAATGATGGTCTTAATTTAGAAGAATTAGAGAATGCTTTACAGCAACCAAATGTAAAATTCATCTATACTGTACCAAACTTCCAAAATCCAACTGGGCTTACGTATTCTAAGGAAAAACGTGAACAAATTTACGAGATTATTTCAAAATATGACGTAGCATTAATCGAGGATGATCCGTATGGAGAATTACGCTTCCAAGGTGAGCCACTTCCTTACATCGGCGCTGGTAAATTAGAAAATAGTATTCTATTAGGTTCTTTCTCTAAAACGGTCACACCAGGTATGCGTCTTGGCTTCATCATTACAAAGAACAAAGAATTAATGCAACATATCGAAACAGCGAAACAAGCAACTGACCTACACACAAATATTTTTTCTCAATATGTCATTTATGATTACTTAGCAAACAATGACTATACAGAGCACGTAAAAAAAATTATTTCATTATATAAAAATCAAGCAGATGCTATGCTAGAAGCTATACATGAATTCTTCCCAGCGCACGTTGATTACACACGACCAGATGGCGGGATGTTTATTTGGGCTACTATGAATAATGGTGCTTCATCTTTAGACGTGTTCCAAAAAGCGATGGAACAAAAGGTTGCCTTCGTTCCTGGTGACCCATTCTACACTTCTAAAACAGGTGTGAACACAATGCGTCTTAACTATACGAACGCAACACCTGAAGTCATTCGTGAAGGTATTAAACGATTAGGTAGTATTTTATAA